A region from the Vicia villosa cultivar HV-30 ecotype Madison, WI linkage group LG3, Vvil1.0, whole genome shotgun sequence genome encodes:
- the LOC131659244 gene encoding uncharacterized protein LOC131659244 has product MWRKHQERVGSVREELNWSSLWKIIAPARVKRLMWRICIDCLPSKSAGLSRLHIFQDIRSLILDICLKEDRKIAGRVAVMLEGLWKNGNDFVWHNDKEDASKLGWLAFHKWQDWFVAQNLWESQLDNGELVHWNPPPFGYFKCNVDAAFNQRVGSTNRGWCIRNDHGNFIAAGTAWDSCTFSVLEAEALALKEAIQVISTFHNALMIF; this is encoded by the exons ATGTGGAGGAAGCATCAGGAAAGAGTTGGTTCGGTTAGGGAGGAATTAAACTGGAGTAGCCTTTGGAAAATAATAGCTCCGGCAAGAGTGAAACGTCTTATGTGGAGAATTTGCATTGATTGTCTCCCATCTAAG TCGGCAGGTCTTTCTCGTCTTCATATTTTTCAGGATATCAGGTCGCTTATCCTTGATATTTGTTTGAAGGAGGATAGGAAAATCGCAGGAAGAGTTGCGGTTATGTTGGAAGGTTTGTGGAAGAATGGGAACGACTTTGTTTGGCATAATGATAAGGAAGATGCTTCTAAACTTGGTTGGTTAGCATTCCATAAGTGGCAAGATTGGTTTGTGGCCCAAAATCTGTGGGAATCGCAGTTAGATAACGGAGAGTTGGTTCATTGGAATCCGCCTCCTTTTGGTTACTTTAAATGTAACGTCGATGCCGCCTTTAATCAGCGTGTCGGATCTACGAATCGAGGTTGGTGTATTCGTAATGATCATGGTAACTTTATTGCTGCAGGTACTGCGTGGGATAGTTGTACTTTCTCTGTGTTAGAGGCAGAGGCCTTAGCTCTCAAGGAAGCAATCCAAGTTATTTCTACGTTTCATAATGCCCTGATGATTTTTTAG
- the LOC131659245 gene encoding uncharacterized protein LOC131659245, which translates to MNPCVIHHSDIPSTSTVLVTPLLTGINYDSWRRAIKMALHAKKLGFIDGSLTIPKKKENIHKWQRCNDLVANWILNSASTELCPNILYAKTAAQIWSALIDRFSQSNAPKIYQLKQSISSLKQEGVSVNLYFTQLKTLWDELNSIAPVSPCICGNAKSILDQQNQDRAMKFLKGVHDCFLAVHSQILLMDPFPSIQRIYNLVPQEEKHEEISFRPLLAEESVALHTSKIPYRTQGKTSASLL; encoded by the coding sequence ATGAATCCTTGTGTTATTCACCATTCAGATATTCCTTCAACTTCAACTGTCCTTGTTACCCCTTTACTTACTGGTATTAACTATGATTCATGGAGACGCGCAATAAAAATGGCACTTCATGcaaaaaaattaggttttattgACGGGTCACTTACCATTCCGAAGAAGAAAGAAAACATTCATAAATGGCAACGTTGCAACGATTTGGTTGCAAATTGGATTCTTAACTCGGCTTCAACCGAGCTTTGTCCCAACATTTTGTATGCTAAAACTGCAGCACAAATTTGGTCTGCTCTGATAGATCGATTCTCTCAATCAAATGCTCCTAAAATATATCAATTGAAACAATCAATTTCTTCCCTCAAACAAGAAGGCGTGTCTGTCAATCTTTATTTCACTCAACTCAAAACTCTTTGGGATGAACTCAATTCTATTGCGCCTGTTAGTCCTTGTATCTGTGGTAATGCTAAAAGCATTCTTGATCAGCAGAATCAAGATCGTGCCATGAAATTCCTTAAAGGAGTTCATGACTGTTTTTTGGCTGTCCATAGTCAAATTCTTCTAATGGATCCATTTCCATCAATTCAGCGTATCTATAATCTAGTTCCTCAGGAAGAAAAACACGAAGAGATCAGTTTTCGCCCTCTCCTTGCTGAAGAATCAGTTGCGCTCCATACCTCTAAAATACCATATCGCACTCAAGGAAAAACGTCAGCGTCCTTACTGTGA
- the LOC131662539 gene encoding LOW QUALITY PROTEIN: hydroxymethylglutaryl-CoA lyase, mitochondrial (The sequence of the model RefSeq protein was modified relative to this genomic sequence to represent the inferred CDS: inserted 1 base in 1 codon), with amino-acid sequence MSSLEEPLGLDKLPSMSTMDRVQRFSSXCCRPQVDNLGMGNCWIEGRSCSTSNTCNEDNEDYPWKRQTRDMSRGDSFSQKTMTIGRNSKFGIVKNSFYTSDYQYSQNRNNKDMQDMPYKFMKGMPEFVKIVEVGPRDGLQNEKNIVPTTVKIELIHRLASTGLSVIEATSFVSPKWVPQLADAKDVMQAVHNLGGIRLPVLTPNLKGFEAAIAAGAREVAVFASASESFSKSNINCSIEESLARYRTVTRASKELSIPVRGYVSCVVGCPVEGSVPPSKVAYVAKELYDMGCFEISLGDTIGVGTPGTVVPMLLAVMAVVPIEKLAVHFHDTYGQSLPNILVSLQMGISAVDSSVAGLGGCPYAKGASGNVATEDVVYMLNGLGVKTNVDIEKLMSAGDFISKQLGRPSGSKTAIALNRVTADASKI; translated from the exons ATGTCAAGTTTGGAGGAACCACTTGGCCTTGACAAGTTGCCAAGTATGAGTACCATGGATAGAGTTCAGAGGTTCTCAT GTTGTTGCCGTCCACAAGTAGATAATTTGGGCATGGGAAACTGCTGGATTGAAGGACGGAGTTGCAGCACATCTAACACCTGCAA CGAAGACAATGAAGATTACCCATGGAAAAGGCAAACAAGAGACATGTCCCGAGGAGACTCTTTCAGTCAAAAGACTATGACCATAGGGAGAAACTCAAAATTTGGAATAGTCAAAAATTCATTTTATACCTCAGATTATCAGTACAGTCAAAATCGCAATAACAAAGACATGCAAGATATGCCATATAAG TTTATGAAAGGCATGCCAGAGTTTGTTAAGATAGTTGAAGTTGGACCAAGGGATGGATTACAAAATGAGAAGAACATTGTACCAACAACGGTAAAGATTGAATTGATTCATAGACTAGCTTCTACCGGGTTATCTGTCATTGAGGCTACTAGTTTTGTATCTCCCAAATGGGTCCCACAG TTGGCTGATGCAAAAGATGTGATGCAAGCAGTTCATAACCTGGGAGGCATCAGATTGCCAGTTCTCACTCCTAATTTAAAG GGTTTTGAAGCTGCTATTGCTGCTGGAGCTAGAGAAGTAGCTGTTTTTGCATCAGCTTCTGAATCTTTCTCAAAATCAAACATTAATTGTAGTATTGAAGAGAGTCTAGCCAGATATCGAACTGTTACTCGTGCTTCTAAAGAGCTGTCAATTCCAGTTCGAGG CTATGTATCATGCGTTGTTGGATGCCCAGTTGAAGGATCAGTCCCTCCATCAAAAGTAGCTTATGTGGCTAAAGAACTATATGATATGGGTTGCTTCGAAATCTCACTGGGTGACACAATTGGGGTAGGCACACCAG GAACCGTAGTTCCTATGCTTTTGGCTGTGATGGCTGTTGTACCAATAGAAAAGCTTGCTGTCCACTTCCATGACACATATGGTCAATCCCTTCCAAATATTCTTGTATCCCTCCAA ATGGGAATAAGTGCAGTGGATTCTTCAGTTGCTGGTCTTGGTGGCTGTCCATATGCTAAGGGGGCTTCAGGAAATGTGGCTACTGAGGATGTTGTATACATGCTCAATGGACTAGGTGTGAAAACCAATGTTGATATTGAAAAGCTCATGTCAGCTGGGGACTTCATCAGCAAACAATTGGGGCGCCCCTCTGGCTCAAAGACTGCCATCGCCCTTAACCGTGTCACGGCTGATGCTTCCAAGATATGa